CCGGGGACCGACGAGGAGTACCCGAACTGGCGGCTGCCGCTGGCCGGGCCCGACCGGATCCCGCTCGTCCTCGAGGACGTCGTGGGCGGGGACAGGGCACTCCCCGACGGATGAGCGGTCCTGCGTGGCCCGGACGGCGGGTTCCGAACGAGTGCTGCCGTGAGGGTTAACCCTGCATCTTCGGCGCACGGTGGCTCGGTGGTCTCCGAAGAGTCACAGTTGTGTCTCACCGCACACGTGTCCATGGAATTTGGCCCTCCCGTGGTTTTTGATGTCACGAGCAGCCGCTGACCGCGCTGCGCCCAGGGGTGTCCACCGGAGACGGTGGCGCCGATCGGACCGCCAACTCGGCGGCATGACGTAGGAGGACATCCATGCGAGTGAAGTCTCGCTCGATGGCTATTGCCAGCATCTCCGCGGTCGCGCTTGTCGCGACCGCGTGTGGCGGCAGCAGCGACGACAACAGTGGTTCCGGCGGCGACGGTGGCGGCGGTGGCGAGATCGTCGTCAACGGCTGCACGCCCGAGAACCCGCTGATCGCGGGAAACACCGGTGAGACCTGCGGTGGCAACGTCCTCGACGTCATGACCGCCAAGCTCATCCACTACAACCCCGAGACGGCCGAGCCGGAGATGGACATCGCCGAGTCCATCGAGACCGACGACAACCAGAACTTCACGGTCAAGATCAAGGAGGGCTACAAGTTCCACGACGGAACCGATGTCCTCGCCAAGAACTTCGTCGACGCGTGGAACTACACGGCCTACGGGCCGAACGCCCAGCAGGGTTCGTACTTCTACTCGCCCATCGAGGGCTACGACGAGATCCAGTGCTCCGGTGAGGGCGACGACCCCTGCGCCGACGGCGGCAAGCCCGACACCAAGAAGATGTCCGGCCTCGAGGTCGTCGACGACCACACCTTCACCATCAAGACCAGCGAGAAGGTCTCCAACCTGCCGATGCGCCTGGGCTACACCGCCTTCGCGCCGCAGCCGGACAGCTTCTTCGACGACCCGGAGGCCTTCGGCCAGGAGCCGGTCGCGGCCGGGCCGTACAAGTTCGACTCCTGGAAGAAGAACCAGGCCATCACGATGAGCAAGTTCGACGACTACGCGGGTGAGTACGGCGGCAACGCCGACACGATCACCTTCAAGATCTTCAAGGAGCAGGAGGCCGCCTACACCGCCCTCCTCGCCGACGAGATCGACATCATCGACCAGATCCCGGCGAACGCCCTGGTCGGCGACAAGTACAA
The DNA window shown above is from Janibacter sp. A1S7 and carries:
- a CDS encoding peptide ABC transporter substrate-binding protein, which translates into the protein MAIASISAVALVATACGGSSDDNSGSGGDGGGGGEIVVNGCTPENPLIAGNTGETCGGNVLDVMTAKLIHYNPETAEPEMDIAESIETDDNQNFTVKIKEGYKFHDGTDVLAKNFVDAWNYTAYGPNAQQGSYFYSPIEGYDEIQCSGEGDDPCADGGKPDTKKMSGLEVVDDHTFTIKTSEKVSNLPMRLGYTAFAPQPDSFFDDPEAFGQEPVAAGPYKFDSWKKNQAITMSKFDDYAGEYGGNADTITFKIFKEQEAAYTALLADEIDIIDQIPANALVGDKYKSDLGDRQLSQPNSTSQWIGMNYHIDKKLENPDVRHAISMAIDRDTIVKQIFNNANEPSTGVVSPVVDGFKEGQCGEYCNYDPEKAKELLKKGGGYDGKLTLTYNGDGGHKEWTEAVCNSVKNAIGIDCVATPTVDFATMLTKLGENELEGLWRMGWVMDYPSIENYLAPIFSKGAASNYYQYDNPEFEKLLTDAAAADDAAKANEMYQEAERVMLEDMPAIPLWYGKSIMGWSEDVSDVKATPFGNPDLAAVTVE